Proteins from a genomic interval of Chroococcidiopsis thermalis PCC 7203:
- a CDS encoding metallophosphoesterase family protein produces MLLFSGDPHGDFRPIIQAVETYSPAAAILLGDFDLERSLCEELEEIAAKTEIWFIPGNHDADRDEWYDNLFNSKLGDRNLHGRVVEIAGKRVAGLGGVFRGKIWMPPAAPKFSTQQDLLSTCSRGERWRDKIPRKHHVSIFWQQYQALRAQRADILVTHEAPSSHRYGFRALDELAMAMGVKSIFHGHHHEHYSATIGNGIIVHGVGAAGVVDHEGRVLIVGK; encoded by the coding sequence ATGCTGTTGTTTAGTGGCGATCCACACGGGGATTTTCGACCGATTATTCAGGCAGTTGAAACCTACTCTCCCGCAGCAGCAATTTTGCTGGGGGATTTTGACTTGGAGCGATCGCTTTGCGAAGAACTAGAGGAGATCGCGGCAAAAACTGAGATCTGGTTTATTCCTGGCAATCACGATGCCGATCGCGACGAGTGGTATGATAATTTGTTTAATTCTAAGTTGGGCGATCGCAATCTTCACGGACGAGTTGTAGAAATTGCCGGGAAGCGCGTTGCTGGGTTGGGAGGAGTGTTTCGAGGCAAAATTTGGATGCCTCCAGCCGCACCTAAATTTTCGACTCAACAAGATCTACTATCTACTTGCAGTCGAGGCGAACGCTGGCGCGACAAAATTCCCCGTAAACATCACGTAAGCATATTTTGGCAACAATATCAAGCTTTGCGCGCTCAACGGGCTGATATTTTAGTGACGCACGAAGCCCCGTCTTCTCATCGCTACGGTTTTAGAGCGTTGGATGAATTAGCTATGGCAATGGGCGTGAAATCTATATTTCACGGGCATCATCACGAACATTATAGCGCCACAATCGGTAACGGCATCATTGTGCATGGCGTAGGAGCGGCGGGGGTAGTGGATCATGAGGGGAGAGTTTTGATTGTGGGGAAGTAG
- a CDS encoding GNAT family N-acetyltransferase — protein sequence MPSVLPQDSNVVIRPFQYRDLEAIERLYQESVETDNPDAVAELQKQLHWLHSWYWLLKFFRLFPNPLQYRFCLHVAEQHRQVQGMIQVCPFNRTRSTWRVERVAVTPQVRAQGIGSQLLRHCFESIREARTWLLEVNVNDKEALALYRQNGFQTLAQLTYWEIAPALLQELALGEPDLPNLLPIGNADAQLLYQLDTASMPPLVRQVFDRNADDFKTSLFGGLIEGIKQWLSKTEVVSGYVFEPQRKAAIGYFQVHLCRRGCQPHEATLTVHPAYTWLYPELLTQLARIAQDFPPQALRLASADYQPEREEYLQQIGADRIEHTLMMSRSVWHKLRESKLVSLEGMQWHEVLQGLQPARKPVPGGMSWAGQGKPAPETIQPSKPPSKTGQQNSPTEQIKYASQRADEIVQPTESTSPKTERERD from the coding sequence ATGCCTTCAGTGCTTCCCCAAGACTCTAACGTTGTCATTCGTCCCTTCCAATACCGAGATTTGGAAGCAATAGAGCGGCTTTACCAAGAGTCGGTTGAAACGGATAATCCAGATGCTGTCGCCGAGCTGCAAAAGCAATTGCATTGGCTGCACAGTTGGTATTGGTTGCTGAAGTTCTTTCGCCTGTTTCCTAATCCCCTTCAATACCGATTCTGCCTTCATGTCGCGGAGCAACATCGCCAAGTTCAAGGCATGATTCAAGTCTGTCCCTTCAACCGCACTCGCAGTACGTGGAGAGTAGAGCGAGTCGCTGTCACTCCCCAAGTCCGCGCTCAAGGAATAGGCTCTCAACTGCTACGCCACTGTTTCGAGTCAATTCGAGAAGCTCGAACATGGCTGTTAGAAGTCAATGTCAATGACAAGGAAGCACTAGCACTCTATCGCCAAAATGGGTTTCAAACTCTGGCGCAACTTACCTATTGGGAGATTGCTCCCGCTCTGTTGCAAGAACTGGCGTTAGGCGAACCAGATTTACCTAACTTATTACCGATCGGTAATGCCGATGCTCAACTGCTCTATCAACTCGATACAGCATCCATGCCTCCTTTGGTGCGGCAAGTCTTCGATCGCAACGCCGACGACTTCAAAACAAGTTTGTTCGGTGGGTTGATCGAAGGCATTAAACAATGGTTAAGCAAAACGGAAGTTGTCAGCGGCTATGTATTTGAACCGCAGCGCAAAGCTGCGATCGGCTATTTTCAAGTCCATTTGTGCCGTCGCGGTTGCCAGCCGCACGAGGCAACGCTGACCGTTCATCCCGCCTATACTTGGCTTTATCCCGAACTGCTAACTCAACTTGCCCGCATCGCTCAAGATTTTCCTCCCCAAGCCTTGCGTCTGGCTTCAGCAGATTACCAACCAGAACGAGAAGAGTATTTACAACAAATTGGTGCAGACCGCATCGAACACACGCTGATGATGTCTCGTTCTGTCTGGCACAAGCTACGGGAATCAAAACTCGTTTCTTTGGAAGGGATGCAATGGCACGAAGTGCTGCAAGGACTGCAACCAGCCCGTAAACCCGTCCCTGGAGGGATGTCATGGGCAGGACAAGGCAAGCCAGCACCAGAAACCATCCAGCCTAGCAAGCCACCATCCAAGACGGGACAGCAAAATTCACCCACAGAACAAATTAAATACGCCAGCCAGCGGGCTGACGAGATCGTCCAACCAACTGAATCTACTTCACCCAAAACAGAACGAGAGCGTGACTGA
- the ruvX gene encoding Holliday junction resolvase RuvX produces the protein MRSPSTTVVKTPKAFVSALGLDLGRKRIGVAGCDGTGLIATGLMTIERKSFAEDLAQLQSLVQSRRVQTIVAGLPYSMDGSLGFQARQVQKVAKRIAKALDLPLVFVDERLTSFQAEQFMHAENISPSRHKALIDRKAAAIILQQWLDTRRSEQGAHERSSSEQ, from the coding sequence ATGCGATCGCCGTCCACTACTGTGGTTAAAACGCCTAAAGCATTTGTTTCCGCTTTGGGTCTAGATCTCGGTCGCAAGCGGATTGGAGTAGCTGGTTGCGACGGTACGGGTCTGATTGCGACAGGTCTGATGACGATCGAGCGTAAATCTTTTGCTGAGGACTTAGCCCAACTACAGTCCCTCGTCCAATCGCGCCGCGTGCAAACAATAGTAGCTGGACTACCGTACTCTATGGACGGTAGTTTGGGTTTTCAAGCTCGACAAGTCCAAAAAGTGGCGAAGAGAATCGCCAAAGCGCTCGACCTCCCCTTAGTATTTGTAGACGAGCGACTGACATCTTTTCAAGCAGAACAATTCATGCACGCCGAAAATATCTCCCCCTCGCGACACAAAGCTCTGATCGATCGCAAAGCAGCTGCCATAATTCTGCAACAATGGTTAGATACAAGAAGAAGTGAGCAGGGAGCGCACGAGCGATCGAGCAGTGAGCAGTGA
- a CDS encoding DUF3727 domain-containing protein — MFSSAFEENNEYSNSSSVTLKDEAGRSLECYVERSLLVEDKEYLLLLPADAAVEIFAWQSHDSDEEEAVPVEDDETINSIFPTAEAVLAEQNLVLKRTAYALTVAGELPPVEESELFTLEIEDDTSDIEPEQLQLLASFYHEDQEYSVYTPLDPLLFFARLNSSGNPELLSPEEFQKLQPLLAEQLIDEMEE, encoded by the coding sequence ATGTTTTCATCGGCATTTGAAGAAAATAACGAATATTCCAATTCGAGTTCCGTCACGCTCAAAGACGAAGCAGGGCGAAGCTTAGAATGTTACGTAGAGCGATCGCTGTTGGTCGAAGACAAAGAATATCTCTTACTCCTACCCGCAGATGCAGCAGTAGAAATTTTTGCTTGGCAAAGTCATGATAGCGACGAGGAAGAAGCAGTTCCCGTAGAAGATGACGAAACCATCAATAGTATTTTTCCTACTGCTGAAGCCGTTCTCGCCGAGCAAAATCTAGTCCTCAAGCGGACAGCCTATGCTTTAACCGTAGCAGGGGAATTACCTCCAGTGGAAGAATCAGAATTGTTTACGCTGGAAATTGAAGATGACACCAGCGATATAGAACCAGAGCAACTGCAACTGCTAGCTAGTTTCTACCACGAAGACCAAGAGTACTCTGTTTATACGCCCCTCGACCCCTTGTTATTCTTTGCGCGATTGAATAGCTCCGGCAATCCAGAGCTACTGTCTCCAGAAGAGTTTCAAAAGTTACAACCGCTACTAGCAGAGCAGCTGATTGACGAAATGGAAGAATAG
- the mltG gene encoding endolytic transglycosylase MltG, whose amino-acid sequence MQKLLKWRIIWALIPLTLGIGAWSSWNWWQHSSAPSQPLETANATQVQFRVPPGTASQQIGKQLEAEGLIRSSQAWNLWARWLHWRNPNGGFQAGTYQISPSQSLEEVANKIWHGQVVQQSFTIPEGWSLRQMAAYFEQQGYFPASEFLNAASQIKRDRFSWLPADIPHLEGYLYPDTYKIGSGSVTPTQVVNQMLQRFEQVALPLYEQGKDRTDFDLKQWVTLASIVEKEAVIPQERSRIAGVFVKRLQKGYTLGSDPTVEYALNLRQTADQPLTYAQVNTPSPYNTYRNPGLPPTPIASPGIASLKAALDPESTPYLYFVARYDGSHVFSRTLAEHNAAQAAIRRQRQKG is encoded by the coding sequence GTGCAAAAACTATTGAAGTGGCGCATAATTTGGGCTTTAATCCCCTTGACTCTAGGAATAGGCGCTTGGTCGAGCTGGAATTGGTGGCAGCACTCCAGCGCCCCGTCTCAACCTTTAGAGACAGCAAATGCTACGCAAGTGCAGTTTCGCGTTCCTCCAGGCACAGCTAGCCAGCAAATCGGCAAGCAGCTAGAGGCAGAAGGACTAATTCGCTCTAGTCAAGCATGGAATTTATGGGCAAGGTGGCTGCACTGGCGAAATCCCAATGGGGGATTTCAAGCAGGGACATATCAAATCTCTCCCAGTCAGTCTTTAGAAGAAGTGGCAAATAAGATCTGGCACGGTCAGGTAGTGCAGCAGAGCTTCACGATTCCTGAAGGCTGGTCTTTGCGGCAAATGGCGGCTTATTTTGAACAACAGGGATATTTCCCTGCTAGCGAGTTTCTCAATGCCGCCAGTCAAATTAAACGCGATCGCTTTTCCTGGCTACCTGCTGATATTCCCCATCTCGAAGGTTATTTATACCCCGACACGTACAAGATTGGTAGTGGTTCCGTTACGCCAACTCAGGTGGTGAACCAAATGCTGCAACGCTTCGAGCAAGTCGCTTTACCTTTATACGAACAAGGCAAAGATCGGACTGATTTCGACCTGAAGCAGTGGGTGACATTAGCTAGTATTGTCGAAAAAGAAGCTGTTATCCCTCAAGAGCGATCGCGAATTGCAGGCGTATTTGTCAAGCGATTGCAAAAAGGTTATACCCTAGGCTCCGATCCTACGGTAGAGTATGCCCTCAACCTGCGCCAAACAGCAGACCAGCCCCTGACTTACGCTCAAGTTAATACCCCTTCGCCATACAATACCTATCGCAATCCAGGACTACCACCTACACCCATCGCTAGCCCTGGCATAGCCAGTCTCAAAGCTGCACTCGATCCCGAATCAACGCCCTATCTCTACTTTGTTGCCCGTTACGACGGCTCTCATGTTTTCAGCCGCACCCTAGCGGAACATAACGCCGCTCAAGCCGCCATCCGCAGGCAGCGGCAAAAAGGCTAG
- a CDS encoding photosystem II manganese-stabilizing polypeptide — protein MKYRALIVAFLALCLGFLTACSEPSQVASRELLTYEQIRGTGLANKCPQLSETSRGSIAIDPNQSYRMVELCLEPTSFFIKEEPVNKRQEAEYIAGKLLTRYTSTIDQVQGDLKVNPDKSLTFVEKDGLDFQAITVQLPGGERVPFLFTIKNLVAQTQPGLTSINTSTDFEGKFNVPSYRTANFLDPKGRGVTTGYDNAVALPASADKQGYANVKSAGIENGSISLQVAKVDNATGEVAGTFESIQPSDTDMGAKEALDVKVRGLFYARIEPQA, from the coding sequence ATGAAGTATCGCGCGCTAATTGTTGCCTTCCTAGCTTTGTGTCTAGGATTTCTTACTGCCTGTAGCGAACCCTCACAAGTAGCAAGCAGAGAACTACTCACATACGAGCAAATTAGAGGCACTGGTCTAGCTAATAAGTGTCCTCAACTGTCCGAAACATCTCGCGGATCGATCGCGATCGATCCGAATCAATCCTACAGAATGGTAGAACTGTGTTTAGAGCCAACATCATTCTTCATCAAAGAAGAACCAGTTAATAAGCGTCAAGAAGCAGAATATATTGCTGGAAAACTGTTGACTCGCTACACTTCGACCATCGACCAGGTACAAGGCGATCTTAAAGTCAATCCTGACAAAAGCTTGACTTTCGTTGAAAAAGATGGTCTTGATTTCCAAGCGATTACCGTACAATTACCAGGTGGTGAAAGAGTACCTTTCTTATTCACAATTAAAAACTTGGTGGCACAAACTCAGCCCGGGTTGACCAGTATTAACACTTCCACTGACTTTGAAGGTAAATTTAACGTCCCATCTTACCGGACTGCTAACTTCCTCGACCCCAAAGGACGAGGCGTAACCACGGGGTATGACAATGCGGTAGCTCTACCTGCATCAGCAGACAAGCAAGGGTATGCCAATGTCAAGAGTGCAGGAATTGAAAACGGGTCAATTTCTCTCCAAGTTGCTAAAGTTGATAACGCCACAGGAGAGGTAGCTGGTACTTTCGAGAGCATCCAACCTTCTGATACGGATATGGGTGCGAAGGAAGCTTTAGATGTAAAGGTTCGCGGTCTATTCTACGCTCGGATCGAACCACAAGCGTAA
- a CDS encoding RNA polymerase sigma factor SigF, with the protein MVLTYTLTSPELKRESAQLLREYQQSRSAAIRNQLVTLNLGLVRKEAHFWSNQCTESYEDLLQVGCMGLIRAIERFDLSKGHAFSSFAIPYIRGEIQHYLRDKGVLVRMPRRWLALQQQAMTFSQEWRTQHNRQPTDAEIAAELEISITEWQEIKLAWTNRSPLSLDTPVQDEEGAMSLGEMVPDQQYRSFQLAQEDQLRLQQALVELEQRTHEVLKFVFFYDLTQKEVAERLGISVVTVSRCVKKGLATLKRSMAGNDE; encoded by the coding sequence ATGGTTCTTACTTATACTTTAACGAGTCCCGAACTTAAACGCGAGAGCGCTCAACTGCTACGAGAATATCAACAGTCTCGCTCCGCAGCGATCCGCAATCAACTGGTGACACTGAATCTAGGATTGGTGAGAAAAGAAGCCCACTTTTGGAGCAATCAATGCACGGAAAGTTATGAAGACTTACTGCAAGTCGGTTGTATGGGATTAATTAGGGCAATTGAGAGATTTGACTTATCTAAAGGTCATGCCTTCAGTTCGTTTGCCATTCCCTACATTCGGGGTGAAATTCAACATTATCTGCGCGATAAAGGGGTATTAGTGCGGATGCCGAGACGCTGGCTGGCGCTTCAGCAACAGGCAATGACATTTTCTCAAGAGTGGCGCACGCAACACAATCGCCAGCCCACGGATGCTGAAATCGCCGCCGAGCTGGAAATTTCTATTACGGAATGGCAAGAAATTAAACTAGCATGGACAAATCGCTCCCCTTTAAGTTTGGATACTCCGGTGCAGGATGAAGAAGGAGCAATGTCTCTTGGTGAAATGGTTCCCGATCAACAATATCGTAGCTTTCAACTAGCCCAGGAAGACCAACTGCGCCTACAACAAGCCCTAGTAGAGTTAGAGCAGCGCACTCACGAAGTCTTAAAATTTGTTTTTTTCTATGACTTAACTCAAAAAGAAGTGGCAGAACGATTAGGTATCAGTGTTGTCACTGTTTCCCGTTGTGTTAAAAAAGGACTTGCTACCTTGAAAAGATCGATGGCAGGCAACGATGAATAA